Within the Deinococcus ruber genome, the region GGTGTGGCAAAAGGCAGGGTTGCGTCAAGGCTCTGCTGCCTCAGATCGGCGTGAATGCCGCCCTGAACGATGGCGAAGAGTGCCTGATCATCGCGGGTCTGTGCCCTGAGACAACGGTCGAGCCAGCGAACCGTGCGCTCCAAACTGGCCTGGATATATGTTCGCTCTGCCGGAAACGGCGGGCACTCATCGAAGGCCATGATCACGTCGCCCCCCAATGCCTGCTGCACCTCGATGCTGCGCTCAGGCGTCAGGAAAACATTTGAGCCGTCCAGATGGCTCTTGAATGCCACGCCCTCTTCAGTAATACGGCGCATATGGCCGAGGCTCATGACCTGAAATCCTCCCGAATCGGTCAGAAAAGGCCCAGGATATGCCGTGAAGCCCGGCAAACCCCCGTGTGCAGCCACCAATTCAGGGCCAGGACGCAATAATAGATGGTAGGTGTTCGCCAGAATTATCTGCGACCCGATCTCCAGCAGTTCCTGTGGGCTGATGCCTTTGACACTGCCCTGCGTGCCAACAGGCATGAACATTGGTGTCTGAACAGTTCCGTGAGGGGTTTTGAAAGTAGCAGTTCTGGCTCTGCCACTCTGTGAAGCAATTTCAAAATCGAACATGAGCTCTATTGTCTCATGTCGCATTCCCATCAGGATTGGCTCAGTCATTTTTACGTAACCTGTAAGCAGAAAAATTCTCAGGAGACAAAAAGTAGAGCTAAGCTATGGGCGGCCTTTTTCATCTTCTGATGGCGTCTTGCTGCCACCTATGGGAGCATAAAAAAGCCCCCAACCGTTGAAAGGTTGGGGGCGAAATGGAGCGGGAGACGCGATTC harbors:
- the tgt gene encoding tRNA guanosine(34) transglycosylase Tgt, which gives rise to MFDFEIASQSGRARTATFKTPHGTVQTPMFMPVGTQGSVKGISPQELLEIGSQIILANTYHLLLRPGPELVAAHGGLPGFTAYPGPFLTDSGGFQVMSLGHMRRITEEGVAFKSHLDGSNVFLTPERSIEVQQALGGDVIMAFDECPPFPAERTYIQASLERTVRWLDRCLRAQTRDDQALFAIVQGGIHADLRQQSLDATLPFATPGFAIGGLAVGEGKAEMFGAVDYTAARLPKNKPRYLMGVGHPEDLVAGIALGVDMFDCVYPTRTGRFGYALTDDGRLNMNSSAQRRSMEPIDPDCDCYACRHYTRAYLGHLLKAGEMLAPRMLSLHNLRYLHRLVERARVAIASGDYAAWALAWGERYFQSSRTTVSEFKETHNLDEKAAVPLWFAQSITAQM